The Vibrio aerogenes nucleotide sequence CCTTCAATGATACGTCACTGAATATAGTAAGCAAAATTTGAGCCTAAAATTCATCGATTGCATTTTTTATTCGCTTATCTGAAACAGGATAAGGCGTACCGAGCTGCTGGGCAAAGAAACTTACCCGGAGCTCCTCAATCATCCAGCGAATTTCCCGGATACCAGCCGGAACTGTCGCCCCCTTCGGAATCTTATTGAGTAACTCACGATAGTCTGATACCACTGATTCTATTTTCAGCATATGGAGCCGGTCTTTATTTGGATCAATTGGCAGTTTTTCCAGCCGTCTTTCAATCGCTTTCATGTAACGCAAGATATCCGGAAGCCTTTGCCAGCCGCACTCAGTGGCAAATCCTTTGAAAATCAGCCCTTCAATCTGTGCTTTAATATCTGATAAAGCAAACGCCATCGCCAAATCAACCTTCCCTTTCAGCTTTTTGTTGATCTGAAAAGCGGTGGTCAAAATCGATTCAACCTGTCTGGCAATATCGACAACGGTATCACCCAGCTCCGCTCTGACATGTTCTTTCAATGCTTCAAAGGCATCGCCCTGCCATACCAGTCCGCCTTTTTCTTCGATCAGTTTATCAACACCACAGGCAATGCAGTCATCAATCAAATCCAGCACCTTCCCATATGGATTAAAGTAAAGACCCAATTTGGATTTATTAGGCAGATTCTGATGCAAATATTTGATCGGTGACGGCACATTCAGCAAAATCAACCGCCGCTGGCCTGCCTGCATGGCAGTGCGTTGTTCTTCTTCAGTCTCAAATAACTGAACCGAAACGCTGTCTTTTTGATCCACTAATGCCGGGTAAGCTTTAACATCAAAGCCGCCTTTTTTCTGCTGATAAACCTGTGGCAGTTCGCCAAAACTCCATGTATGCAGGCCTTTTTGCTCAATATCATCGTCCGCAACCTGTGAGAGTGTCTCTTTTACTTTCTCTTTCAGACTGTCTTTCAGCGCATATAAGTCTTTGTTTTCCTTGAGTTTCTGGTGGCAATGATCAACTGCACGGAAAGTCACTTTCAAATGTTCAGCAACCTGATCAAGATTCCAGTCTTCACGTAAAATTTCAACCCCGGTCATCCGGCGCAATTCCTTTTCCATCGCATCCAGCAGCGGCATTTCCATGGGAGTAACCCGGGCCAGAAATGCATCCGCATAGTTAGGTGCCGGAACAAAGTTTCTGCGCAGGTTTTTCGGTAATGATTTGATCAGGCTGACAACCAGTTCATGTCTTAATCCCGGAATCTGCCAGTCAAAACCACCCGGTTCAACCTGATTGAGGACCGGTAGCGGAATGTGTACTGTGACACCGTCACAATCATCACCCGGTTCAAACTGATAGCTGAGTTTGAGCTTCACGCCGTTTTGATGCCAGAAGTTCGGATAATCCAGCTCTGTGATATGGCTGGCATCTCCTTTCAGCAACATCTCTTTTTCAAAGTTCAGTAACTCTGAATTATTTTTCGATGCTTTCTTCCACCATGTGTCAAAATGGCGACCTGAAACGACCTCCGTTCCGACACGCTGATCGTAAAACTGATACAACGATTCGTCATCGATCAGAATGTCACGACGTCTGGATTTGTGCTCCAGTTCTTCAACTTCTTCCAATAACTTCCTGTTGTTGCGGAAAAATGCATGCTTGTTTTCCCAATCCCCTTCAACCAATGCACTGCGGATGAATATTTCCCGACAAATCACCGGATCAATATTGCCATAGTTGACCAGTCGCTTACCAACGACCGGGATACCGTACAACGTGACCTTCTCATAAGCCATCACTGCGGCACGTTTTTTAGACCAGTGAGGTTCACTGTAACTTCGCTTAATCAGATGTTGCGCCAGCGGTTCAACCCATTCCGGCTGAATTTTGGCAACCACTCTCGCCCATAGTTTGGAAGTTTCGACCAGCTCAGCAGACATGACCCACTTGGGCTGTTTCTTAAACAGACCAGAAGCCGGGAAAATATGGAAACGCGCATTTCTCGCTCCCTGATATTCGCTTTTTTCCTGATCTTTCAGACCAATATGGGATAGTAATCCGGTTAACAGCGCTGTATGCACCGCCTGATAGCTTCCCGGTTCATCATTGAGTTTAACGTTCAATTCACGCATCACCTGATGCAACTGAAAATAGAGGTCTTGCCATTCCCGAACCCGGAGATAATTCAGATACTCGGCTTTACACTGTCTCCGGAACTGATTATTGCTTAAAGCTTTCTGCTCTTTTTTCAGATAATCCCACAGATTAACAAAGGTTAAAAAATCTGAGTCTTCGTGGAAAAATCGCCGGTGTTTATCATCCGATGATTGCTGTTTGTCTGATGGACGCTCTCTGGGATCCTGAATTGACAATGCAGATGCAATGATCATGACTTCATGCAGGCATCCAAGCCGTGATGCTTCAAGCACCATTCTTGCCAGCCTCGGATCGATGGGTAAGCGCGAGAGCTTTTGTCCGGTAGACGTCAATCGCTTCTTACCTTCCTGACCTTGCTTTTCATGAATCGCCCCGAGCTCTTCAAGCAGGCGAACCCCATCCTGAATATTCCGCCGGTCGGGTGCTTCCACGAACGGAAATGCTTCAATATCTCCTAATCCAAGCGCCGTCATCTGTAAAATAACCGAAGCGAGATTGGTTCTCAGAATTTCAGGATCGGTGAACTCCGGACGGGACAAAAAGTCATCTTCAGAATACAGACGGATACAGATCCCGGCTTCCACCCGGCCACACCGTCCTTTTCTCTGATTCGCACTTGCCTGTGATACAGGCTCGATAGGTAAACGTTGTACTTTGGTCCGGTAGCTGTAGCGGCTGATCCTTGCCGTGCCGGGATCAATCACATACTTAATACCCGGCACAGTCAAAGAAGTTTCAGCCACGTTGGTCGCCAGTACAATTCTGCGTCCGGTATGGGACTGAAATATCCGGTTTTGTTCCCCGGCAGATAACCGGGCATATAGCGGCACAATTTCAGTATGTTTCAGGTTTCTTTTCGTCAGCGCATCAGCCGTATCACGAATTTCACGTTCACCATTCATGAAGATCAGAATATCGCCGGGACCTTCATCGAACAGTTCATCAACGGCATCATAAATACCTTCGAGCTGGTCACGGTCACTTTCATCTTCACCGCCCAAAGGCCGGTAACGGGTTTCAACCGGATAAGTTCTGCCGGATACCTCAATGATTGGCGCATCGCCGAAGTGTTTAGAAAAACGCTCAGGATCGATAGTCGCAGAAGTGATGATGACTTTCAGGTCCGGTCGTTTGGGTAAAAGCTGTTTCAGATAACCCAGGATAAAGTCAATGTTCAGACTCCGTTCATGG carries:
- the hrpA gene encoding ATP-dependent RNA helicase HrpA, translated to MTSSQPQAHESNQNSYGTLRKALNDCMQKDRFRFNKRIQGANKIKNPAAKQAVFDEIAQDIAHSMMTAELRRQASVHIEYPDILPVSQKREEIAQAIDAHQVVIVAGETGSGKTTQLPKICAELGRGVYGVIGHTQPRRLAARSVSARIAEETQSQLGEFVGYKVRFNDQISDQTQIKLMTDGILLAEIQHDRFLNQYDTLIIDEAHERSLNIDFILGYLKQLLPKRPDLKVIITSATIDPERFSKHFGDAPIIEVSGRTYPVETRYRPLGGEDESDRDQLEGIYDAVDELFDEGPGDILIFMNGEREIRDTADALTKRNLKHTEIVPLYARLSAGEQNRIFQSHTGRRIVLATNVAETSLTVPGIKYVIDPGTARISRYSYRTKVQRLPIEPVSQASANQRKGRCGRVEAGICIRLYSEDDFLSRPEFTDPEILRTNLASVILQMTALGLGDIEAFPFVEAPDRRNIQDGVRLLEELGAIHEKQGQEGKKRLTSTGQKLSRLPIDPRLARMVLEASRLGCLHEVMIIASALSIQDPRERPSDKQQSSDDKHRRFFHEDSDFLTFVNLWDYLKKEQKALSNNQFRRQCKAEYLNYLRVREWQDLYFQLHQVMRELNVKLNDEPGSYQAVHTALLTGLLSHIGLKDQEKSEYQGARNARFHIFPASGLFKKQPKWVMSAELVETSKLWARVVAKIQPEWVEPLAQHLIKRSYSEPHWSKKRAAVMAYEKVTLYGIPVVGKRLVNYGNIDPVICREIFIRSALVEGDWENKHAFFRNNRKLLEEVEELEHKSRRRDILIDDESLYQFYDQRVGTEVVSGRHFDTWWKKASKNNSELLNFEKEMLLKGDASHITELDYPNFWHQNGVKLKLSYQFEPGDDCDGVTVHIPLPVLNQVEPGGFDWQIPGLRHELVVSLIKSLPKNLRRNFVPAPNYADAFLARVTPMEMPLLDAMEKELRRMTGVEILREDWNLDQVAEHLKVTFRAVDHCHQKLKENKDLYALKDSLKEKVKETLSQVADDDIEQKGLHTWSFGELPQVYQQKKGGFDVKAYPALVDQKDSVSVQLFETEEEQRTAMQAGQRRLILLNVPSPIKYLHQNLPNKSKLGLYFNPYGKVLDLIDDCIACGVDKLIEEKGGLVWQGDAFEALKEHVRAELGDTVVDIARQVESILTTAFQINKKLKGKVDLAMAFALSDIKAQIEGLIFKGFATECGWQRLPDILRYMKAIERRLEKLPIDPNKDRLHMLKIESVVSDYRELLNKIPKGATVPAGIREIRWMIEELRVSFFAQQLGTPYPVSDKRIKNAIDEF